A genomic region of Aspergillus oryzae RIB40 DNA, chromosome 1 contains the following coding sequences:
- a CDS encoding uncharacterized protein (predicted protein) — protein sequence MFNEKVPGHFFQLKGDLAEILEQYHRRAIALVERRSVTKESKDMLDKALSICCKSMGEQLGSLEQSMISKQKEINRMFAETIRTKLMPTYEECAEQKGESLQFLSHKGVINGKKSSLSLFLSPTIHRILSSDLIPQVLAPSPVRNLMTQEGARNSVNMLQTSARRVTKGLTSLLESTGADIEALIDTTVDQVSRDYRIAIIDPRVRKLSQQQIELKNKITNIIQTAETEVHLDQHLGLSNHQELSAEILKHEGVANIKEENMQA from the coding sequence ATGTTCAATGAAAAGGTACCAGGACATTTCTTTCAGTTGAAGGGAGATTTAGCAGAAATCTTGGAGCAATATCACAGAAGGGCAATCGCTCTagtagaaagaagaagtgtcaccaaggaaagcaaagatatGCTAGACAAAGCACTAAGCATCTGTTGTAAGTCTATGGGAGAACAGCTCGGGAGTCTCGAGCAATCGATGATCTcgaaacaaaaagaaatcaatcgAATGTTTGCAGAAACCATCAGAACAAAGTTGATGCCGACTTATGAAGAGTGTGCAGAGCAGAAAGGTGAGTCGTTGCAGTTCCTCTCTCATAAAGGAGTAAtaaatggaaagaaaagttcCCTTTCACTTTTCTTAAGTCCAACAATACATCGAATACTTTCTTCTGACCTTATTCCACAGGTCCTGGCACCCTCGCCCGTGAGAAATCTGATGACTCAGGAGGGCGCGAGGAACAGTGTCAACATGCTACAGACAAGTGCTAGACGAGTAACAAAGGGACTGACAAGCCTTCTGGAGTCGACAGGagcagatattgaagccCTGATCGACACGACAGTGGACCAGGTGTCGCGCGACTACCGCATCGCCATAATCGATCCTCGGGTCCGCAAGCTCTCTCAGCAACAAATTGAGCTCAAGAACAAAATCACCAATATCATTCAAACTGCAGAAACAGAGGTACACTTGGACCAGCACCTTGGACTAAGTAATCATCAAGAATTATCTGCAGAGATCTTAAAGCACGAGGGAGTGGCGAACATTAAGGAGGAGAATATGCAGGCATGA
- a CDS encoding uncharacterized protein (predicted protein): protein MDMADTSIPMEYDPRKYEDPKISTLETALKEGLLALNKLQQAFEGSDVRNADIDWKPQIERTLSISQTEKVIIGLNGSTGAGKSSLINAIVDEENIVATNCMRASTAVATELLYNDGESRYKAQIEFIELRDWEQELRILFEDLLDSHEDVIRGDLQKNSDAAVALDKIKAVYPLLEVKDILNTSVEALMEHSNVSDLLGSVHVFEQNDPKVFSRMVKSYIDSRGRRGRSEKGPEKGRDMKYWPLIRVVRIFLKAPALITGAVLVDLPGLHDTNAARVEVAKEYSKRCSAHWIITPINRAVDDKVARDLLGQSFIMQMQMDCSFNNITFVCTKTDHITVSEVQDSLKLRLPSMQEREQRDRKRAQLGAELKLLQEGKGRVMEELSLLDDEIEELESCLFNEESSLNLSQLTPIKRKRHSDLEMDVTANPNAEVPSTPILHVSATDTQPSADSEIDELLRKFRSLKSERKVLDTQRREIYQQIQINKAALKRVQAESDNMRADTLSECIEARNEYSKHEIKRDYANGIRDLDEEDQDTLAPSDRSKLARNYKKIEDELPVFTASARAYQKLRGRLRKESAVAGFTQLEQTEIPQLQRHCISLTERAREASAMRFLTQLKQLFQSISLWSLETGQAHIMSAEEIQELEAEFNSTMVELKETMVAEVEKHIDSLRHEFEKTIIRRFGTFFFSNAPDRH, encoded by the exons atggatatggcTGATACAAGTATCCCCATGGAGTATGATCCAAGGAAATATGAGGATCCCAAGATCTCTACGTTGGAAACTGCTCTCAAAGAAGGATTGCTTGCCTTGAATAAGCTACAACAGGCTTTTGAAGGGTCAGATGTCCGGAACGCCGACATCGACTGGAAACCACAAATCGAAAGAACGCTTTCGATTTCGCAGACTGAAAAGGTGATTATTGGATTAAACGGAAGCACCGGCGCCGGTAAGTCTTCGCTTATCAACGCCATTGTCGATGAAGAGAACATCGTCGCGACAAATTGCATGCGCGCTTCCACAGCGGTAGCAACGGAATTGTTATACAATGATGGGGAATCACGGTATAAGGCGCAAATTGAATTCATTGAACTCAGAGATTGGGAGCAAGAATTGCGTATTCTgtttgaagatcttctcgaCAGTCACGAGGACGTGATCCGAGGGGACCTGCAGAAAAACTCCGATGCTGCGGTAGCTCTTGATAAAATCAAAGCCGTATATCCACTACTGGAAGTGAAAGACATCCTGAACACTTCAGTTGAAGCGCTTATGGAGCATTCAAATGTCTCAGATCTGCTTGGGAGTGTCCATGTCTTCGAACAAAACGACCCCAAGGTTTTTTCACGGATGGTCAAGTCCTACATAGACAGCAGGGGGAGAAGGGGCAGGTCTGAGAAGGGCCCGGAGAAAGGCCGGGATATGAAGTACTGGCCGCTAATTCGCGTGGTCCGAATTTTTCTTAAGGCCCCGGCGCTGATTACAGGCGCTGTCTTGGTCGATTTGCCTGGCCTTCACGATACAAATGCTGCACGTGTGGAAGTAGCAAAGGAGTACTCGAAGCGTTGCTCTGCCCATTGGATTATCACTCCAATCAATCGCGCCGTTGACGACAAAGTTGCACGCGATCTCCTAGGGCAGAGTTTCATAATGCAAATGCAAATGGACTGCAGCTTCAACAACATTACCTTCGTCTGCACCAAGACAGATCATATTACCGTCAGTGAGGTTCAGGACTCTTTGAAACTCAGACTACCGTCAATGCAAGAGCGCGAGCAACGAGATCGAAAACGTGCGCAACTTGGTGCTGAACTGAAACTGCTccaagaagggaaggggCGTGTTATGGAGGAGTTGAGCTTACTTGATGATGAGATCGAGGAACTTGAGTCTTGTTTGTTCAACGAAGAAAGTTCTTTGAACCTGTCTCAACTAACCCCcataaaaagaaaaagacataGTGATCTTGAAATGGACGTCACCGCCAATCCTAACGCAGAAGTCCCAAGCACGCCCATTCTGCATGTCTCCGCCACAGATACGCAGCCCTCGGCAGATTCTGAAATTGATGAGCTACTAAGGAAGTTTCGGTCTCTCAAATCTGAGCGGAAGGTATTGGATACCCAACGACGAGAAATCTACCAGCAGATCCAAATCAACAAAGCAGCATTGAAGCGAGTACAGGCAGAATCTGATAATATGAGGGCGGATACTCTTAGTGAGTGCATCGAGGCCAGGAATGAGTATTCAAAACATGAGATTAAAAGAGATTATGCAAATGGCATTCGTGAtctggacgaggaggatcAGGATACATTGGCCCCCAGTGACAGGTCTAAGCTGGCCCGAAACTACAAGAAAATAGAAGATGAACTCCCTGTGTTCACTGCATCCGCTAGAGCTTACCAGAAACTTCGTGGTAGGCTCCGGAAGGAAAGCGCTGTAGCCGGGTTCACACAGCTAGAGCAGACTGAAATTCCTCAGTTACAGCGTCATTGCATTAGCTTAACAGAAAGGGCAAGAGAGGCTTCTGCGATGCGATTTTTGACCCAGCTCAAGCAATTGTTCCAATCGATATCTCTTTGGTCACTGGAAACTGGCCAGGCGCATATCATGTCCGCCGAGGAGATCCAAGAATTAGAAGCCGAGTTCAACTCCACTATGGTAGAATTGAAAGAG ACAATGGTGGCCGAAGTTGAGAAGCATATCGATTCCCTTCGGCATGAATTCGAAAAAACCATCATAAGAAGATTCGGTACATTCTTTTTCAGTAATGCACCTGACAGGCATTAA
- a CDS encoding uncharacterized protein (predicted protein) has protein sequence MSDRASSASFRLGPPSPSSPAAGSLKSNHPSYTSTEHTPQTPTSPPLMSVSAQNYASNFTSSQTSPGQATSQPANLSSPPSSVPMSTQASQQPTVGTTNSFPTPASSVNGHFTGATPVDDSEQTEKSFGPEMGATSTADMNAPIQQTEHRRTDHDRQSEGPSAQTGVRDFGITGDQNMLNHGDAMDIDKGTADLSNYESSLESLQKEFTSAFHLCKSSHIATGPDPSYDLVSLYGLGPVAKSVARMDPVTGEKINRLRKSYEGKLKGLGLAGRNKPVKHEPGMAGGLRQMTMWPEEEWQNQKVFGKEIKVADMDSALHNLQMRAMKMEPGTVTNNDYWEDILGHEKQSKHAGSGDGSKKAATPSNGVRVPSQANGTPNAAEPERSRPSRGRKRHYDDNSFVGYGEGYADDDDDGAFYSNSEGISKKKRKKDHVSKISTPLPERGGSYGVDQKQIALCPFFLPFFFFFFLGSNNRSEQIHPLPCCQASSLAFFSSRNLRSSRLSLVGSKRLSEFLACSLYTSRGSLDEQYIYSQ, from the exons ATGTCCGATCGCGCCTCCTCGGCGTCATTCCGGTTAGGGCCTCCTTCGCCATCCTCTCCCGCCGCTGGGTCTCTAAAATCGAACCACCCTTCTTATACCTCAACCGAACACACTCCACAGACCCCGACATCTCCTCCGTTGATGTCGGTAAGCGCTCAGAACTATGCCTCCAATTTCACATCCTCGCAAACGTCACCTGGCCAGGCAACGTCACAACCTGCAAACCTCTCCTCGCCACCTTCTTCCGTGCCGATGTCTACTCAAGCCTCACAGCAACCAACAGTAGGTACAACAAATTCGTTTCCGACACCGGCTAGCAGTGTGAACGGTCACTTCACGGGGGCAACGCCCGTCGATGATAGCGAACAGACAGAAAAATCATTTGGGCCGGAAATGGGGGCGACATCCACAGCAGATATGAATGCGCCCATTCAACAGACAGAACACAGACGGACAGATCATGATCGGCAGTCGGAAGGACCAAGTGCGCAAACCGGAGTCCGCGATTTCGGGATCACGGGCGATCAGAATATGTTGAACCATGGCGATGCCATGGATATCGACAAGGGAACGGCGGATTTATCTAACTATGAATCAAGTCTAGAATCTCTGCAAAAGGAGTTTACATCGGCCTTCCATCTTTGCAAAAGCT CCCATATTGCGACTGGTCCGGACCCGTCGTATGATCTTGTTTCCTTGTACGGGCTTGGTCCGGTTGCGAAATCGGTTGCAAGGATGGATCCGGTAACtggggagaagatcaacagACTACGAAAGTCCTACGAAGGCAAACTGAAAGGCCTTGGCTTAGCTGGGAGAAACAAACCTGTGAAGCATGAACCCGGTATGGCTGGTGGATTGAGGCAAATGACGATGTGGCCGGAAGAAGAGTGGCAAAACCAGAAGGTGTTcgggaaagagatcaaggtTGCTGATATGGATTCAGCGTTGCATAACCTTCAGATGAGAGCCATGAAAATGGAGCCGGGCACAGTTACGAACAATGATTACTGGGAAGACATCCTTGGTCACGAAAAACAGTCGAAACATGCCGGAAGTGGGGATGGTAGCAAAAAGGCTGCGACACCTTCCAATGGCGTACGAGTGCCCAGTCAAGCAAATGGGACACCCAACGCAGCTGAGCCGGAGCGGTCTCGGCCCAGTCGGGGACGCAAGAGGCATTACGATGATAATAGCTTTGTTGGCTACGGCGAAGGCTACgcagatgacgacgatgatggcGCATTCTATTCCAATAGCGAAGGGATTAGCaagaagaaacggaagaag GATCATGTGTCGAAGATATCAACTCCTCTGCCCGAAAGAGGTGGAAGTTACGGGGTCG ACCAAAAGCAAATTGCGctttgccctttttttcttcccttttttttctttttcttttta GGGAGCAATAATCGTTCGGAACAG ATTCATCCGTTGCCCTGCTGTCAAGCGTCATCATTGGcgttcttctcttcgcgcAACTTGCGCTCATCTCGACTCTCACTGGTCGGATCAAA ACGGTTGTCCGAATTCCTCGCCTGTTCTCTTTATACCTCCCGGGGATCACTCGATGAACAGTACATCTATAGCCAGTAG
- a CDS encoding uncharacterized protein (predicted protein), translating to MKKIQCHGKPYEIGKAHGVEAQEPIRRSISFYQKMFVHTCKLEWNAVREIAKDWQSEIEQKWPRYYHEIQGISDGAGLPFVDILALNIRTEIAFGMFNDGCTSLYWKTQSNSFLA from the exons atgaagaaaatTCAATGCCATGGAAAGCCTTATGAG ATTGGGAAGGCACATGGAGTGGAAGCGCAAGAACCGATCCGTCGCAGTATCTCGTTCTATCAGAAGATGTTTGTTCATACTTGCAAGCTGGAATGGAACGCTGTTCGTGAAATAGCCAAGGACTGGCAGAGTGAGATTGAGCAAAAGTGGCCAAGATACTACCATGAGATACAAG GAATCTCTGATGGTGCTGGGTTGCCCTTCGTTGACATATTGGCTCTCAATATTCGAACCGAGATCGCATTCGGAATGTTCAACGATGGCTGCACAAGCCTATATTGGAAAACTCAGAGCAATTCCTTTTTGGCTTAG
- a CDS encoding uncharacterized protein (predicted protein): MAHLESRKHISPDSGFPITLHPNFNPKINQHVPPDPIREHLNPPKDRALFADPEKKALFSVAKPVDLTESIGTLLEDVQLSQLNEQQLDELALLVTERGVVFFRDQDLTTEKQVELFQHYDRNTPIRANDYTGSES, translated from the exons ATGGCTCACCTCGAATCGCGCAAGCACATATCCCCCGACTCAGGTTTCCCCATCACTCTCCACCCCAACTTCAACCCCAAAATCAATCAGCATGTCCCTCCCGACCCCATTCGCGAACACTTAAACCCCCCCAAAGACCGGGCACTCTTTGCCGACCCTGAAAAGAAAGCTCTATTTTCTGTGGCCAAACCCGTAGACTTGACTGAGTCAATCGGTACCCTTCTCGAAGATGTGCAACTGTCTCAGCTGAACGAACAGCAACTGGATGAGTTGGCTCTTTTGGTGACTGAGAGGGGTGTGGTATTTTTTAGGGATCAGGACCTGACGACGGAAAAGCAAGTCGAGCTATTTCAGCATTATG ATCGCAACACTCCAATTAGGGCTAACGACTATACAGGATCAGAAAGTTAG
- a CDS encoding uncharacterized protein (permease of the major facilitator superfamily), protein MGGSKTLAHDTTQEWSEDENAVLGGHDGLWIRFLTWARWYPKDMNHLEKRLVLKLDVLILTFGCLSFFTKYLDQQAITNAYVSGMKEDIGLVGNELNYITAAFWAAYCTSMIPACYYLTRSRINIILPTLEAGWGLFTFGCAWAQNPGTIYAMRVLIGICESCSFTGVIYVIGSWYKPEEIGRRISLFFIASPLGTMFAGYLQAAAYTNLNNTHGLAGWRYPSLKYLYEDDYQLISFTGGFSSFAPSSQYPYVSCMPGLTTSDTGTLLTGDRGYIAFLDVPHRTKPRFLTHKEHELANSRLVGLTAPSQLKVSRDIFKRVLGRWHCCFYCSCLDRGDHGGQEEKFLAPFYHHYNSSPVGPCVACSLESMSPLTMSWATVTMANDAEERAIVTASMNAIGQAMSAWTQLLQYPAAEAPNFRGGFISNLATTVAQLAVVAIMVLLTRWDARKTSGSNVSAI, encoded by the exons ATGGGCGGATCAAAGACACTCGCCCATGATACAACCCAAGAATGGtccgaggatgagaatgctGTTCTTGGAGGTCATGATGGACTATGGATCCGTTTTCTGACATGGGCACGGTGGTATCCGAAAGACATGAATCATTTGGAAAAGCGATTGGTCTTGAAATTGGACGTTCTGATTCTGACATTCGGctgtctttcattcttcacaAAATACCTTGACCAGCAGGCTATTACGAATGCTTATGTATC aggaatgaaagaagacATTGGACTCGTCGGTAACGAGCTCAATTATATCACAGCAGCATTCTGGGCAGCATATTGCACATCTATGATCCCTGCATGCTACTATCTGACCCGAAGTCGAATCAATATCATTTTACCTACGTTGGAAGCCGGTTGGGGCCTATTCACGTTTGGGTGTGCCTGGGCGCAGAACCCAGGCACTATCTACGCGATGCGGGTTCTCATCGGCATCTGCGAATCGTGCTCCTTTACCGGCGTGATATATGTCATTGGGTCATGGTACAAGCCAGAAGAAATCGGTCGTCGAATATCTCTGTTCTTCATCGCATCGCCTTTGGGGACCATGTTCGCTGGTTATCTTCAGGCGGCGGCATATACAAATCTGAATAATACGCATGGATTGGCCGGGTGGAGGTATCCATCTCTGAAATACTTGTACGAGGATGACTATCAGCTAATAAGCTTTACAGGTGGCTTTTCATCGTTTGCACCATCATCACAATACCCATATGTATCCTGTATGCCCGGACTCACCACCTCCGATACAGGGACATTACTGACTGGAGACAGAGGATATATAGCATTCCTGGACGTTCCGCATCGCACAAAACCCCGGTTTCTAACTCATAAAGAGCACGAACTTGCCAATTCCCGCCTCGTTGGCCTCACAGCTCCAAGCCAATTGAAAGTCTCCCGCGACATATTCAAGCGCGTTCTCGGCCGTTGGCATTG CTGTTTCTATTGTAGCTGCCTTGATCGCGGGGACCACGGCGGACAGGAAGAGAAATTTCTGGCTCCCTTCTATCATCACTACAATTCCAGTCCTGTTGGGCCTTGTGTTGCTTGTAGTTTGGAAT CAATGAGCCCTCTCACAATGAGCTGGGCAACCGTAACGATGGCCAACGATGCCGAAGAGCGTGCAATCGTGACGGCTAGCATGAACGCTATCGGTCAAGCCATGTCCGCTTGGACGCAATTACTGCAATACCCGGCAGCGGAAGCCCCGAACTTCAGGGGAGGTTTTATCTCGAATCTGGCAACTACCGTGGCGCAGTTGGCGGTTGTTGCGATTATGGTTTTGCTCACTCGTTGGGATGCCCGAAAGACGAGCGGGTCAAATGTGTCGGCAATATAg
- a CDS encoding putative C6 transcription factor (predicted protein) encodes MATQLNPSYTKPQFTNPWRSPSSKTSSQSDEIPDGRIAHTLTACTRCRQRKSRCDPGIPRCSPCERSNAKCVYFDSARKCTIPRTYIVSLREKARMLERELEEAEKEFQHAADAELMVRGAGRIRFKENDDPRFLGPSSGIAITRLVMEMAKQNTDSKSIKDVVPELTAHEIKQAFEQESSKPTSKVYPIISSNPQPSLPAKHVTYRLIDVFVVKGIPLPVKFIVGLPYLSSHLNCLLRADISLAQAMLPTLHEPTFRQDVEDVFNGSNDPCKNFQLRMVIAIRLADGYYLAALPFLEASLRRMDLRALQCLVLIGQYSLLTPTRTAAYWVVGIAVKLCQDLGLTDEATITKSPSGELFNPLEIEMRRRLFWIVTSMEFGLSHSLGRPSCYSVNHDHIRVKFFELIDDKFITPDGILPGGKPILPKCIAIHFFKMRLLQLEIRRTLYLNKRDAPVDDQDPWFQQMLNKLDYWVASCPKKHGGSGLSEKWFHGRRNTMIVFMFRPSPQVPEPSVSAAQKCYEASVFNVAMQREQTANQSVDLTWIFTQSLFMALNTILWSLSYPEIRREHPVDEVKRHLDVALEAIVVAAERWPGVASALLLYKSLVAACLKAYNTDESFVVQSPSNHTTPASSQEVATPPSMSSPASTTMSIPSRNIRGMNASVPDSLSSGTLSRGHSADPTFPFSTTSPPSEPIKVAPYPLWDPQVQPQELTSSSVTPTPYTTSSFDPTIVACSDGRFDPTTPYNQFPSIVPGLQGWDPDFTLASTTASHLAYVEATVDPMNWMDSIGNQYSQYFNGAYPIPSWRERTLSQQDQIELMTKLEENIPDVSAQLVRESATFYQS; translated from the exons ATGGCGACACAGCTTAACCCATCCTATACAAAGCCGCAGTTCACAAATCCCTGGAGGAGTCCCTCATCAAAGACGTCTAGTCAATCGGATGAAATACCTGATGGGCGCATTGCACACACATTGACTGCCTGTACTAGATGCAGACAA CGCAAATCTAGATGTGATCCCGGGATACCGCGATGCTCCCCCTGTGAACGCAGCAATGCAAAATGTGTGTACTTCGATTCCGCCCGAAAGTGTACCATACCAAGGACATACATCGTTTCGCTACGTGAGAAAGCCCGTATGTTGGAAagggagctggaagaggccgagaaggaatTCCAGCATGCAGCCGATGCAGAATTAATGGTTCGCGGGGCTGGTCGCATTCGGTTTAAGGAAAATGACGATCCAAGATTTTTAGGACCGTCGAGTGGCATTGCGATTACTCGCTTAGTTATGGAGATGGCCAAACAAAATACAGACTCAAAGAGCATCAAGGATGTTGTACCCGAATTAACGGCACACGAAATAAAGCAAGCGTTCGAGCAGGAAAGCTCGAAGCCAACATCAAAAGTTTATCCCATCATTAGCTCAAACCCGCAGCCGAGCCTCCCAGCGAAGCATGTCACCTACAGACTTATTGATGTATTTGTGGTCAAAGGTATCCCATTGCCCGTCAAATTTATTGTTGGCCTTCCCTACTTATCTTCCCATCTAAACTGCTTGTTGCGTGCTGACATCTCGCTAGCACAAGCGATGCTCCCAACACTGCACGAGCCTACATTTCGCCAGGATGTCGAAGATGTTTTCAACGGTTCTAACGATCCGTGCAAGAATTTCCAACTACGAATGGTGATTGCTATCA GATTAGCCGACGGCTATTACCTTGCTGCGTTACCCTTTCTAGAAGCCTCTCTGAGGCGGATGGACCTCAGAGCTTTGCAGTGTCTAGTTTTGATCGGCCAATATTCTTTGCTAACCCCGACAAGAACCGCCGCGTACTGGGTCGTTGGGATAGCCGTCAAATTATGCCAAGATCTGGGTCTCACTGATGAAGCCACAATCACTAAGTCGCCCAGCGGCGAACTGTTCAATCCCTTGGAAATAGAAATGCGGAGGAGGCTCTTTTGGATCGTCACCTCCATGGAATTTGGGCTATCTCATAGTCTTGGACGGCCCAGTTGCTATTCTGTCAACCACGACCATATCCGTGTCAAGTTCTTTGAACTGATAGATGACAAGTTCATTACACCAGACGGAATCCTTCCGGGAGGGAAACCAATACTACCTAAGTGTATCGCGATACACTTCTTCAAGATGCGACTACTACAGCTGGAGATAAGACGAACTCTCTATCTCAATAAGCGCGATGCTCCTGTTGACGATCAAGACCCATGGTTTCAGCAAATGCTCAATAAACTTGATTATTGGGTAGCCTCTTGTCCAAAAAAACACGGAGGAAGTGGCTTGAGTGAGAAGTG GTTTCATGGCAGGCGGAATACTATGATTGTTTTCATGTTTCGCCCCTCCCCTCAGGTACCGGAGCCTTCTGTTAGCGCTGCGCAGAAATGCTACGAGGCTTCCGTCTTCAATGTGGCAATGCAACGAGAGCAAACTGCGAACCAATCGGTCGATCTAACCTGGATCTTCACTCAATCCCTTTTTATGGCGCTGAACACTATCCTTTGGTCTCTGTCATACCCTGAGATTCGAAGGGAGCATCCCGTAGATGAAGTTAAGCGCCACCTTGACGTAGCGTTAGAGGCCATCGTGGTTGCTGCAGAGAGATGGCCCGGCGTTGCATCGGCGTTACTCCTATATAAGAGCTTAGTCGCGGCATGTCTCAAAGCATACAACACTGACGAATCATTTGTCGTTCAATCTCCGTCCAATCATACAACACCAGCATCGTCGCAGGAAGTtgcaacaccaccatccatGTCAAGTCCTGCAAGCACCACAATGTCAATCCCTTCCCGGAATATCCGGGGTATGAATGCCTCAGTCCCTGACAGTTTGTCTTCGGGCACGTTGTCAAGAGGGCATTCTGCAGATCCGACGTTCCCATTCTCAACCACGTCGCCTCCTTCGGAACCAATAAAAGTGGCTCCGTATCCGCTGTGGGATCCTCAAGTGCAGCCGCAAGAGCTGACTTCCTCAAGTGTAACCCCGACCCCATATACCACCTCATCGTTCGATCCTACGATTGTCGCTTGCTCTGACGGACGGTTTGATCCAACCACGCCCTATAACCAGTTTCCTTCCATTGTGCCTGGTTTGCAAGGCTGGGATCCTGATTTTACCCTTGCCTCTACGACGGCAAGCCACCTTGCGTATGTGGAAGCGACTGTTGATCCGATGAACTGGATGGACTCTATTGGTAATCAGTACTCGCAATATTTCAATGGGGCATACCCTATCCCATCGTGGCGCGAGCGGACGCTCAGCCAACAAGACCAGATTGAGCTGATGACGAAGTTGGAAGAGAACATTCCTGATGTTTCTGCCCAACTTGTGCGGGAATCTGCAACGTTTTACCAGTCCTAA
- a CDS encoding putative L-serine dehydratase (threonine/serine dehydratases), which produces MCDTHPTQRKPWIETPLIESATLSKAAGWVLQVEVDRPKLTQELSRSTNVTYIHCRGIGNLIRSTLLDPANKDKELHFYSSSGGNAGLAAVIAARDLGCSCTVVVPHSTKPLMISKLRAAGATDVIQHGSSWFEADTYLRQNFIENNTNEKGADTAMKRNIYVPPFDHPDIWKGAGTMVSEIAAQLPPRDTPAGYAFPADAIICSVGGGGLFNGIVEGLGDYMRSHPTPDLITGTTLKNVRVLAAETNGADSLALSLRSGSLQSLPAITSLATSLGALCVSPQTLKDAQSPPAGVDVVSVVGSDAEAAKGVIHLADDLRLQVELACGISVDIAAGPRLREAVPDLTPDSRVVVVVCGGSNITAEMIAEYRQRLQNGWE; this is translated from the exons atGTGCGATACTCACCCCACGCAGCGGAAGCCATGGATCGAGACTCCGTTGATAGAGTCTGCGACGCTTTCAAAGGCAGCAGGATG GGTCCTTCAAGTCGAGGTAGATCGTCCAAAACTTACTCAAGAACTATCAAGAAGCACGAATGTAACTTATATTCATTGCAGAGGTATCGGAAATCTCATTCGCAGCACTCTCCTGGACCCTGCAAACAAAGACAAGGAACTTCATTTTTACAGTTCTTCCGGGGGAAATGCAGGGCTCGCCGCCGTCATCGCAGCCCGAGACCTGGGCTGCTCCTGTACAGTCGTCGTACCACATAGCACCAAACCTCTCATGATTAGCAAACTACGTGCTGCCGGAGCTACAGATGTGATACAGCATGGATCAAGCTGGTTTGAAGCCGACACTTATCTTCGGCAAAACTTCATCGAAAATAACACAAACGAGAAGGGCGCTGATACAGCCATGAAACGGAACATCTATGTGCCCCCATTCGATCATCCAGATATCTGGAAAGGCGCTGGGACAATGGTTTCGGAGATTGCTGCCCAATTACCACCTAGAGACACTCCTGCGGGCTACGCTTTCCCCGCTGATGCGATTATATGTAGCGTTGGTGGCGGAGGTCTCTTTAATGGGATTGTGGAAGGACTTGGTGATTACATGCGATCTCATCCGACACCAGACTTAATAACTGGTACGACGTTGAAGAACGTCCGTGTGTTGGCTGCTGAGACGAATGGAGCGGATTCTCTCGCCCTCTCGCTGCGGAGCGGAAGCCTACAGTCTCTACCGGCGATCACCTCCCTGGCGACTTCTTTGGGTGCGCTTTGTGTGTCTCCTCAGACTTTGAAGGATGCTCAGTCACCACCGGCCGGTGTTGACGTTGTCAGTGTTGTTGGGTCTGACGCTGAGGCTGCGAAGGGAGTCATTCACTTGGCTGATGACCTTCGGTTGCAAGTGGAGCTGGCATGCGGGATCAGTGTTGACATAGCAGCAGGGCCGAGGTTAAGGGAAGCTGTTCCAGATCTTACTCCGGACAGTCgtgtggttgtggttgtttgtgGAGGAAGTAATATTACCGCGGAGATGATTGCTGAGTATCGGCAGAGATTGCAGAATGGATGGGAGTAG